In one Phacochoerus africanus isolate WHEZ1 unplaced genomic scaffold, ROS_Pafr_v1 Scaffold_18, whole genome shotgun sequence genomic region, the following are encoded:
- the LOC125119206 gene encoding olfactory receptor 7E24-like: MYLVTILGNLLIILAVTSDSHLHTPMYFFLSILSLVDMGFISTTVPKMIVNIHTHSTVISYVSCLSQMSIFTLFGCMDGTLLTVMAYDRFLAICQPLQYPVIMNPHLCCFLLLVSFFISILDSQMHNWIVIQLPCFKDVEISNFFCDPSLLLKLACSDTSTNNIVMYFVGAVYGGTQVSGIFFSYTRILSSVLRVPSSGGRYKAFSTCSSHLAGVCLFYGTGLGVYFSSAVLHSPRKDAVASVLYTVVTPMLNPFIYSLRNRDIKRAMKRFLSKII; the protein is encoded by the coding sequence ATGTACCTGGTCACCATactggggaacctgctcatcatcctggctgtcacctctgactcccacctccacacccccatgtacttcttcctctccatcctGTCCTTGGTTGACATGGGCTTCATCTCCACCACTGTCCCCAAGATGATTGTGAACATCCACACTCACAGCACAGTCATTTCCTATGTGAGCTGCTTATCTCAAATGtccatttttactctttttggATGTATGGATGGTACTCTACTaactgtgatggcctatgacaggttCCTGGCCATATGTCAACCACTGCAATACCCGGTCATCATGAACCCACACCTATGTTGCTTCTTACTTTTGGTGTcttttttcatcagcattttggACTCCCAGATGCACAATTGGATTGTGATACAACTTCCCTGCTTCAAGGATGTggaaatttctaatttcttctgtGACCCTTCTCTACTCCTCAAGCTTGCCTGTTCTGACACTTCCACCAATAACATAGTCATGTATTTTGTTGGCGCCGTTTACGGTGGTACTCAGGTCTCAGGGATCTTTTTCTCTTATACTCGAATTCTTTCCTCCGTTCTGAGAGTCCCTTCATCAGGTGGGAGGTAtaaagccttctccacctgtaGCTCTCACCTGGCAGGTGTTTGCTTATTTTATGGAACAGGCCTTGGGGTGTACTTCAGCTCAGCAGTCTTACATTCTCCCAGGAAGGATGCAGTGGCCTCAGTGTTGTACActgtggtcacccccatgctgaaccccttcatctataGCCTGAGGAACAGAGACATCAAAAGAGCCATGAAGAGGTTCCTCAGCAAAATTATCTAA